GCGCCTCGCCAACTACCTGAAGGTGATGACGCTGGAGGCCCAGACCATCGCCCGCGCCTGCGGCCACAACCACGTCCACAACCTCGAGCCCGAGGACCTCGTCGCCCTCACCCTCGAGGCGGCGGCGATGGCCGGCGTGCCGCTCGCCGGCACCGACTGGATCCCGGGCCGCGGGGGTTTCTGACGGGGACCCGTCCGATCGGCCCTGCCGGCGACGGATGCACGGAACTTGCAAGGCACATCGCGACGACGCCGCGCCGGAGCCCCGGCCGGCGCGAGGGGGACGGCATGACGATCGACCTTTCCGCCTTCGCCGCCGAGCGCGGCGTCAAGTATTTCATGATCTCCTACACCGACCTGTTCGGGGCCCAGCGCGCCAAGCTGGTGCCGGCCCAGGCGATCGCCGAGATGCAGGTCGAGGGCGCCGGTTTCGCCGGCTTCGCCACCTGGCTCGACCTGACGCCGGCTCACCCCGACCTCTTCGCCGTGCCCGATCCCGCCTCGGTGATCCAACTGCCGTGGAAGCCCGAGGTCGCCTGGGTCGCCGCCGACTGCGTCATGGAGGGCGAGCCGGTCGAGCAGGCGCCGCGCGTGGTGCTGAAGCGTCAGGTCGAGCGGGCGGCGGCGGCGGGATACCGCGTGAAGACCGGCGTCGAGGCCGAGTTCTTCCTGATCTCGGCCGACGGTTCGGAGATCTCCGACCGCCACGACACCGCGGAAAAGCCCTGCTACGACCAGCAGGCGCTGTTGCGCCGCTACGACGTCATCGCCGAGATCTGCGACCACATGCTGGCGCTCGGCTGGAAGCCCTACCAGAACGACCACGAGGACGCGAACGGCCAGTTCGAGATGAACTGGGCCTTCGACGACGCCCTCGTCACCGCCGACCGGCACTCCTTCTTCAAGTTCATGGTGAAGTCGGTCTCCGAGAAGCACGGCCTGCGCGCCACCTTCATGCCGAAGCCGTTCAAGGGCCTGACCGGCAACGGCTGTCACTGCCACGTCTCGGTGTGGGACCTCGCCGGCACCACCAACGTCTTCGCCGACCGCGACGCGCCCTTCGGGCTCGCCGCCGCCGGCCGCGCCTTCCTCGGCGGCATCATGGCGCACGCCCCCGCGCTCGCGGCGATCACCAACCCGACGGTGAACTCCTACAAGCGCATCAACGCCCCGCGCACGATCTCGGGTGCGACCTGGTCGCCGAACACCGTGACCTGGACCGGCAACAACCGTACCCACATGGTGCGCGTGCCCGGGCCCGGCCGCTTCGAGCTGCGCCTGCCCGACGGCGCCGCCAACCCCTACCTGCTCCAGGCCGCGATCGTCGCCGCCGGGCTCGACGGCCTCGCCACCGGCGCAGATCCCGGCCCGCATTCCGACCTCGACATGTACGCCGAGGGTCACAAGGCGATCGGTGCGCCGAAGCTGCCGTTGAACCTCCTCGACGCGCTGCGCGCCTACGAAGCGGACGTCGGCCTGCGCGAAAGCCTCGGCGCCGCCTTCTCCGCCGCCTATCTCAAGCTCCGCCACGGCGAGTGGACCTCCTACTGCGGCCACTTCACCGCCTGGGAGCACGAGACCACGCTCGACGTGTGAGGCTCCACCTCCGCTGTCGCCACGTTCGGGCTTGACGAAGCGGCCGCGCTCCGGTCCGCTCCGCCGTCGGGACGGACGGATCGGGAGCGACGGGGTGGCGAAGGTCTTCGCGAGCATCGGCGAGTGCATGGTGGAACTGTCGGGCGCCGGCGACGGCCTCTACCGGCGCGGCTTCGCCGGCGACACGCTCAACACCGCCTGGGGCGTCCGCGGGCTTTCGCCCGACGACGCGGTGTCGGTGCGCTACGTCAGCCGGGTCGGCACCGACGCGCTCTCCGACGAGATGGTCCGCTTCGCCGCCGCCGCCGGGATCGACACCGCCCACGTCGGCCGCGATCCCGTCCGCACGGTCGGGCTCTACATGATCACGCTGCAGGGGGCCGAACGCAGCTTCTCCTATTGGCGCGACGCCGCCGCCGCGCGTCGGCTCGCCGCCGACCGCGGTGCGCTCGAGGCCGCGCTCGCCGACGCCGACATGGTGTATTTCTCGGGCATCACCCTCGCGATCCTGCCGCCGGAGGACCGTCCCACCCTGTTCACGGCCCTCGCCGACGCCCGCGCCCGCGGCGCCGTGATCGCCTTCGACGCCAACGTGCGGCTGCGGCTGTGGCCGGACGCCGACGCCGCCCGCGCCGGCCTCTCCGACGGCTACCGCGCCGCCACCATCGCGCTGCCGACCCATCCCGACGAGCGCGACCTCTTCGGCGACCGGAGCCCCGAGGCGACTGCCCGACGGATCGCAGCCCTCGGCGTGCCGGAGGTCGTGGTCAAGGACGGCGCCGATCCTGCGACGCTGTTCGCCGACGGCGGGCTCACGTCGCACCCGGCCGAGCGGGTCGACGACGCCGTCGACACCACCGGCGCCGGCGACGGCTTCAACGCCGGCTATCTCGCCGCCCGCCTCGCGGGCCGGTCCCCCGTCGAGGCGGCCCTGCTCGGCCACCGCGTCGCCGCCCGGATCATCCGCAGCCGCGGCGCCCTGATCGGGCTCGACGCGCTCGCCGCCGTCGCGGCCGGGGCCTGATACCGAGCTCGCAAAGGTCCGACCCGTGGTCGGAGCATTGCGGGCGAGGAGCGCCCGACCGGGCGCCGGCCGGATGGCCGAAGCCTCGCAAACTTCCGACGAGTCGGGAGTTTGCGAGACCGGTACGAGGGGTCAGCGCAGCCGCCACGCCACCGCGGCACCCGCGAACGAGAAGGCGGCGAGCACCCCCATGGCGAGGAAGCGGTCGGAAAGGCCCGCATAGGCGAGGCCGACCGCGCTCGGGCCGACGATGGCGCCGAGGAAGACGAACACCAGCACCGATCCGGTGGCGGCGCCGACCGCCCCGCGCGGGGCGGCGCGCGCGGTCTCGGCGAGCAGAACGCCGTTCCAGCCGATCGCGGTGGCGCCGAACAGGGCGAGGTCGGCGATACCGAGCATCGGCGGCAGTGCCGGCCAGACCATGGCCGTCCCGGCGGCGAGGCCGCACAGCGCACCGACCGCCGCGAGCACGCCGAAGCCGGAGCCGGTGCGGTCGGCGAGCCAGCCCCAGCCGACGCGGCCGACGACGCCGGCGCCGTGGACGAGCGCGGCGTGGGCGCCGGCCTCCGCGAGGGAGAGGCCGCCGGCCTCGTGCAGCATCACCACCACGAAGGCGGAGATGCCGAGCTGGGTCGCGGAGAACAGGAAGCCGATCGCGGCCAGCGCCCGGAGCGGCCGGCTCGCCCACAGCACCGCCTGTTCCGCGCGCATCCGGGCGAGCACCGGCGCCGGAGCTACGGTCGCGTCGGCCGGGGTGCGGCCGTGCGGGCCGAGGAAGGGCAGGGCGAGGCCGACGTGGAGCGCCATCAGCGCGACGAGGCCGCCGCGCCAGTCGCCGAGCGCGGCGGTCGCCGGCAGGGCGAGCGTGGCGGCGATGCCGCCGACCGGAACGCCGGTCTGCTTGACGGAGAAGACGAGGTTGCGCCGCGGCGCCGGCGTCACCCGGTGCAGCAGCTGCGACGACGCCGGGTTGTTGAGGCCGTGGCCGATGCCGACCAC
This Oharaeibacter diazotrophicus DNA region includes the following protein-coding sequences:
- the glnT gene encoding type III glutamate--ammonia ligase, whose amino-acid sequence is MTIDLSAFAAERGVKYFMISYTDLFGAQRAKLVPAQAIAEMQVEGAGFAGFATWLDLTPAHPDLFAVPDPASVIQLPWKPEVAWVAADCVMEGEPVEQAPRVVLKRQVERAAAAGYRVKTGVEAEFFLISADGSEISDRHDTAEKPCYDQQALLRRYDVIAEICDHMLALGWKPYQNDHEDANGQFEMNWAFDDALVTADRHSFFKFMVKSVSEKHGLRATFMPKPFKGLTGNGCHCHVSVWDLAGTTNVFADRDAPFGLAAAGRAFLGGIMAHAPALAAITNPTVNSYKRINAPRTISGATWSPNTVTWTGNNRTHMVRVPGPGRFELRLPDGAANPYLLQAAIVAAGLDGLATGADPGPHSDLDMYAEGHKAIGAPKLPLNLLDALRAYEADVGLRESLGAAFSAAYLKLRHGEWTSYCGHFTAWEHETTLDV
- a CDS encoding sugar kinase, encoding MAKVFASIGECMVELSGAGDGLYRRGFAGDTLNTAWGVRGLSPDDAVSVRYVSRVGTDALSDEMVRFAAAAGIDTAHVGRDPVRTVGLYMITLQGAERSFSYWRDAAAARRLAADRGALEAALADADMVYFSGITLAILPPEDRPTLFTALADARARGAVIAFDANVRLRLWPDADAARAGLSDGYRAATIALPTHPDERDLFGDRSPEATARRIAALGVPEVVVKDGADPATLFADGGLTSHPAERVDDAVDTTGAGDGFNAGYLAARLAGRSPVEAALLGHRVAARIIRSRGALIGLDALAAVAAGA
- a CDS encoding MFS transporter, whose product is MLATLASTTAVQVVTSATVLALTVLAPEIQAATGIAAGWVGYQVSLIYAAGAASSALAGSVIARFGAGRVEAIVLACLFVGLAAVLAGSTAAIALGSLVVGIGHGLNNPASSQLLHRVTPAPRRNLVFSVKQTGVPVGGIAATLALPATAALGDWRGGLVALMALHVGLALPFLGPHGRTPADATVAPAPVLARMRAEQAVLWASRPLRALAAIGFLFSATQLGISAFVVVMLHEAGGLSLAEAGAHAALVHGAGVVGRVGWGWLADRTGSGFGVLAAVGALCGLAAGTAMVWPALPPMLGIADLALFGATAIGWNGVLLAETARAAPRGAVGAATGSVLVFVFLGAIVGPSAVGLAYAGLSDRFLAMGVLAAFSFAGAAVAWRLR